One Pseudomonadota bacterium genomic window, CTCTCGAGCCCCTCGCGGAGGTCGACGAGGATCGCGCCCGCTTCGAGGAAGGGGAGCGCGTCCTTCGGCGAAAGGAAGACGATCCCGTTGATGAGCAACCCGTGTCCGAAAAACCTGTTTTCCAAGGGCCCCTCCGTCCGACCTGCTCTCTCCGCTCCGCTCTTTCGCCTCACAGGGAGAGGAGCAGGTAGAAGCCCGCCGCGATGAGGATGACGCCGGAGACCTTCCTGATGCCGTTGCCCGCCTTCTGCGCCAGCGGGATCGTCTTGCCAAGCGACACGCCGAGCAGGATCGCCCCCAAGGGCAGGCTGAACCCGATGGCGAACGCCGCGAGCAACAGGAGCGACCACAGGACGTCGCCCTGAAGTATCGCGGCGCCGAGGACGATGAAGATCCCCGGGTTGCACGGCAGCGAGCTGACCGCCACGCCGCCGCCCATCACGACGCCGAGAGCCGTCGTTCCGGCTACGGTGGGCGGCCGGTCCACCATGTTCTGCACCGCGGCCGGCAGGCGGAACGGGATCAGCTTGAGGGTCGCGAGCCCGAGGACGACGGCGATGAGCCCGGCGAACACCTTCCAGTACAGCCCCATGGACTGCTGGGCGACCTGCCCGACGAAGCCCGCGATCACCCCGATGATGATCAAGGAGAGGATGATGCCCAGCGTGAACGTCAACGAGAAGCGCAGGGCGGCGCGGCGGTCGCTCTGGGCGCGCGTGCCCGAGTAGCCGAGCAGGATGCCCAGGGTGGGGAGCGTGCAGCACGCGCTCCCGGCCGCGCTCACGGCGCCGAGGAGCAGGGCGATCAGCAGCGCGACCGGCTGGTTCGCCGCGTCCTGCAGGATGTTGACGAAGTGGTTGACCATGGATCAGTTGCCGCCGCAGGACGCGCCCTTGGCGCAGTTGCAGCCGCCGCCGCTGGCTCCCATCGACGCGGCGACGTACGCCTGCAGCAGCTTCGACTCCGTGATCGTTCCGGTGAGCATCCCAGCGTCGATGTTGGCCGCGGAGACCAGCGCCTTCTCGCCTCCCCCGGCGAAGACGACGACCCCGGGCAGCTTGTGCCGCCCGGCAAGCGCGCCGTATTCGGGAGTGTCGGTGCGCAGGGAGTACACGCCGACGGTCATCGCCTTGGCCACGAGCTTCTGCCGGGCCGCGTCGACCTCCCGGGCGATCTCCTGCTCGGCCGCGCCGCCCTCCTTGGCCGGAACGACGACGAGCACGGCGTCCAGCGCCGCCGCCGACGTGTTGAGCTCGAAGAGCGAGCCCAGCGGCTTCGCGGCCAGCGGGACAACCGTCGCAGCGTTCGACTTGATCTCGGATTGTCCCTCGTCGAGCGCGGGATTACCCGCGTTTCCGGCGAGCTTCACCACGAGGACGACCACGGCCGCCGCGAGCACCAGGATCGCGACGACGATCTTGGCCTTGCTTCGGGGTGCCGGGGCGTTGCATTCACACGTGGGGCCGCAGCACGCCTGCGCCGCATCACCCTCGGGTACGGCGCTCGCCGGAGCCGCGGGCACGCCTTCGGCGGCACAATCGCAGTCCGGACCGCACTGCTTCTCCAGCTCCTTCTTGGTGTCGATAGGTTCCATCGCCGCGCCTAGGCCTGTCACTGACCGCCGCACGAGCCGCCGCCGCCGCAGGACCCACCGCCGCCGCAGGACCCGCCACCGCCGCAACCGCCGCCGCCACCGCAGCCACCGCCACCGCCCTTTCCGGGCTCGGGGCCGGTGAGCGCCACCTTGCAGCCGGCCAGCTCCGGGTTCGCCCCGCAGATGCCGCCCTGAATCGCCTTGGGTGCGATGCCGGCGAACTTGATCTTGTTGTTCGCGATCCACGAGGGGCTCGCGCCGATGCCGAGCGACTGGGCGAGCTTCAGATCGTCACGCAGGAGCTGCTTCCCCTCGTCGCCGGTAGCGCAGGCGTTGAACGCCGCCGCCTTCAGCCCCGCGGCTTTGACGCAGCTCTCGAACGCCGTGGACTGGATGTCCTTGTCCCTGCACCAGACGTACTCCATCCACTTGTAGTTTTTCGGCGCCAGCTTCTTGGCGCACAGCTCGCGGATGTTCTCGTCCACCTCGGGCTGGCCGTGGAGCGACTGGAACCCGTCACCGCTCTCGCTCGCGATAAAATGGACGTCGAACGTGATCTCCTTGCCGAACGCCTTGAGCACCTCCTGCATCGCGTCGAGCGCCTTCGTGCCGTAGGGGCACTGGGACATCACGAAGACCTGCAGGTCGCCTTTGATCTCCGGGCGGCACCCCAACGCCGCCTTGCAGTCGTCGTCGTCGCAGTCCGCCTTGCCGTTGCCCGTGTCGTCCGTACCGTTGTCGCAGATCTCCTTGGTCGGATCGTGGGTCGCCCGCATCTGGAGGACCTGGAAACCCTCCTTGGCGCTGGGCTTGAGCGACCGGGCGAGCCGCTTCAGCGCCTTCTCCTCGCCCTGCAGCGCCGGGTCGAAGATGAACGCCGGCAAAAACTGGAGCCCGTGCTCCGCGTACGCCGCCTTGCCCTCGGGGGAGCTCCAGTCCAGCTCGGTGATCACGAGGCCGGGGATCATCACCTTCAGGGAGTTGAGGGGCCGCTTCGTGTTGCAGCTCGGGTCGGTGCACCGCGTGTCGCCCAGCGCGATCATCGGGACCGGCTTCGCCTCGGGGGTCGCCTTCGCGTCGGGCGTCGTGGCCTTGGCGTCGGCGGCCTTCGCGCCCGCCGTGTCCGACTTCGCCGCCTCGGACGAGGGCTCCTGCGAGGAGCACCCGGACACGGACCAGAGCCCGACCGCGAGCACGACGATCATCATCGAAGACAACCTCATCACGTCACCTCTCTATGGCCTCTTCGGCCCTCTCTTGTTGGCGGGCTTGCACCCGCTCTTGTCGGCACAGGTTTTTCCCCGGCTGCTCGTGGCCAGCCAGGCGTTCAGATCGCGAAGGACATCGGCAGCGCCGGGATGGCACTCCATCCCGGTCAGGAGCGACTCGAGCTGGGCTCGCTCCAACGCGTTCGCCACCGGCTCGAGGGAGTAGTAGGACCAC contains:
- a CDS encoding metalloregulator ArsR/SmtB family transcription factor is translated as MRTLAQFFKTLADESRLQILWLLFKHEELCVCDVVEALRITQSKASRHLTTLKHAGLVTDRREGAWSYYSLEPVANALERAQLESLLTGMECHPGAADVLRDLNAWLATSSRGKTCADKSGCKPANKRGPKRP